The following proteins are encoded in a genomic region of Vicugna pacos chromosome 16, VicPac4, whole genome shotgun sequence:
- the GJD3 gene encoding gap junction delta-3 protein produces the protein MGEWAFLGSLLDAVQLQSPLVGRLWLVVMLIFRILVLATVGGAVFEDEQEEFVCNTLQPGCRQTCYDRAFPVSHYRFWLFHILLLSAPPVLFVIYSMHRASKEPGGADAGAGAPGTPGRPGGRRARRCYLLSVALRLLAELAFLGGQALFYGFRVAPHFACAGPPCPHTVDCFVSRPTEKTVFVVFYFAVGLLSALLSVAELGHLLWKGRPRAGRCSQTAERDNRCNRAHEEAQQLLPPPPPPPPPPALPARRPGPDPYAPPAYAHRAPAGDSEGGSGRSKASLATVRQDLAI, from the coding sequence ATGGGGGAGTGGGCGTTCCTCGGCTCCCTGCTGGACGCCGTGCAGCTGCAGTCGCCGCTCGTGGGCCGCCTGTGGCTGGTGGTCATGCTGATCTTCCGAATCCTGGTGCTGGCCACGGTGGGCGGCGCCGTGTTCGAGGACGAGCAGGAGGAGTTCGTGTGTAACACGCTGCAGCCGGGCTGTCGCCAGACCTGCTACGATCGCGCCTTCCCCGTCTCCCACTACCGCTTCTGGCTCTTCCACATCCTGCTGCTCTCGGCGCCGCCGGTGCTCTTCGTCATCTACTCCATGCACCGGGCCAGCAAGGAGCCGGGCGGCGCGGacgcgggggcgggggcgccggGGACCCCGGGGCGCCCCGGGGGTCGCCGCGCGCGCCGGTGCTACCTGCTGAGCGTGGCGCTGCGCCTGCTGGCCGAGCTGGCCTTCCTGGGCGGCCAGGCGCTGTTCTACGGCTTCCGCGTGGCCCCGCACTTCGCGTGCGCCGGCCCGCCGTGCCCGCACACGGTGGACTGCTTTGTGAGTCGGCCCACCGAGAAGACCGTCTTCGTGGTCTTTTACTTCGCCGTGGGGTTGCTCTCGGCGCTGCTCAGCGTGGCCGAGCTGGGCCACCTGCTCTGGAAGGGCCGCCCGCGCGCCGGCCGCTGCAGCCAGACGGCCGAGCGCGACAACCGCTGCAACCGCGCGCACGAGGAGGCGCAGCAGctgctcccgccgccgccgccgccgccgccgccgcccgccctgCCTGCCCGGCGCCCTGGCCCCGACCCCTACGCCCCGCCCGCCTACGCGCACCGGGCGCCAGCCGGAGACAGCGAGGGCGGCAGCGGCCGCAGCAAGGCGTCGCTGGCCACCGTCCGCCAGGATCTGGCCATCTAG